The following proteins come from a genomic window of Dermacentor albipictus isolate Rhodes 1998 colony chromosome 8, USDA_Dalb.pri_finalv2, whole genome shotgun sequence:
- the LOC139049035 gene encoding uncharacterized protein, whose amino-acid sequence MAPTASWTPSKAHVFDVVVPTGNGPETVVDATASIVGLSEVYCVQHMGGLNFQVTVKSMASMTLIVDAGCLVIGGERCPIVPVGPQVTNVTCLFLPSFVPNEVLVQALSPYGKVLSVSAGLMSGRRGVLTGTRFVRMEMSTTTPVPNYLRVSGHRVTFDYRGLQRVCRRCGSSDHYRAQCTAAFCGRCGVHGHESDGCDRPCRRCGDSHPTVACPVRRSYSDAATGAFPPLPPASTAVATARDATTKEIALTPHELASRNEKEACSSRSHSAPCSPASSTEKEDRDVADCNTPCSLAFQAGDTRAVAESASTSAVTITPPDPSKVLNADIASEPAITAVDVPTKSAAASSASVASPTAAQPLHLGGPPAAEVVGDDETNPAVLPLPTSSSSENSFSLGVDSSVGLSPSLDELDIEMAAPRDVKRAHASASGSDGGPDRRAELQRPKKPRPSSRGSKK is encoded by the coding sequence atggcgcctacagcgtcatggactccttcgaaggcccacgtcttcgatgttgttgtccctacggggaatggtcccgagaccgtcgtcgacgcgacggcctcaatagttggcctctctgaggtctactgcgttcagcacatgggaggcctcaacttccaagtcaccgtcaagagcatggcttccatgactctaatcgtcgatgctggctgcctcgtcatcggtggcgagcgttgtcccatcgttcccgttggcccgcaggtaaccaacgtaacctgcctctttttgccgtccttcgttccgaacgaagtcctcgtccaggcactatcaccatacggcaaggttctgtctgtcagcgctggtctcatgagcggacgacgtggcgtgctcacgggcacacGCTTCGTGCGTATGGAAATGAGCACCACAACACCTGTCCCCAATTATCTCcgagtctctggtcatcgtgtaacgtttgactaccgcggcttgcaacgcgtgtgtcgtcggtgcggttccagcgaccactaccgtgcacagtgcaccgcagcgttctgtggccgttgtggcgtccatggccacgaaagcgacgggtgtgaccgtccttgtcggcgttgcggggatagtcaccctacggtcgcgtgccctgtgcggcgttcatactcagacgctgctactggagcctttccccccttaccgccggcgtcaACTGCGGTTGCGACTGCGCGTGACGCCACAACCAAAGAAATTGCACTGACACCGCATGAACTAGcgtcaagaaatgaaaaagaggcATGCAGCTCGAGAAGTCACAGCGCGCCATGTTCGCCGGCCTCCTCTACTGAAAAAGAAGACCGTGACGTGGCGGATTgcaacacgccatgttcgctggcctttcAAGCAGGGGACACGCGTGCTGTAGCCGAAAGCGCCTCCACTTCGGCTGTTACCATCACTCCTCCTGATCCCAGCAAAGTTTTGAACGCGGATATAGCGTCTGAGCCTGCGATCACTGCAGTCGATGTACCCACGAAGTCTGCTGCGGCTTCATCAGCCTCAGTTGCATCTCCTACAGCGGCGCAGCCATTGCATCTGGGTGGGCCCCCGGCTGCCGAGGTTGTCGGTGACGATGAAACCAATCCCGCCGTCTTACCGCTAccgacatcatcctcatcagaaaacagcttcagcctcggagttgatagcagcgttggactctcgccgagcctggatgaactcgacatagaaatggcggccccacgagacgtaaagcgcgctcatgcgtcagcctctggctcggacggcggccccgaccgccgtgccgagttacagcggccaaaaaaacctcggccttcttcgagagggtcgaagaagtga